From a region of the Oryza sativa Japonica Group chromosome 6, ASM3414082v1 genome:
- the LOC136356993 gene encoding uncharacterized protein — MDLTTEQDQLIHRNAQASNAILSALSPEEFNKVDGLEEAKEIWDTLQLAHEGSPAVREAKIELLEGRLERFVMDDKETPQEMYDRIMILVNKIKGLGSEDMTNHFVVKRLLHAFGPRNPTLVSMIRERKDYKRLTSSNILGRIVSHEMQEEEAREVRQMVKNAAIIKNQEVALKAKQEEESSCEESEDEEMALIVKRFKHFLHKSGYGKGRKDDDKGKRQSKRACFNCGEYGHFIADCPKTNKAKAKGGKKKPERAHVAEAHMAEVWYSEDEEASEVKPKPKPKDKIEGEGGVATVAFKTSSSSKERLFKNLSDDDDDSYYYSCFMAQGRKVMTQKPSHTSLDDDSSDEEILKKENERLGTLVKYGYMKTYHSKDALYKTITAHPNKDEHGFGFSGGSPVSKRVMAYSSGGSSWVVDSGCTNHMIGERSMFTSLDEENGTRENIVFGDNGKGKLGYNCLFTDEDVTIFRRDDSSVAFKGKLKDDFYLVDFDVDRVNLEACLIAKSSMGWLWHRRLAHVGMRNLVTLLEGEHILGLTNVTFEKDRVCSACQAGKQVGNPHPIKNIMTSTCPLELLHMDLFGPVAYISIGGNKFGFVIVDDFSRFTWVYFLHDKSEAQDVFKRFAKQAQNLYDLTIKKVRSDNGGEFKNTQVEEFLDEEGIKHEFSAPYDPPQNGIVERKN, encoded by the exons ATGGATCTCACTACGGAGCAAGATCAACTCATCCACCGCAATGCTCAAGCCTCCAATGCTATCCTCTCCGCCTTGAGTCCGGAGGAGTTCAACAAGGTTGATGGACTTGAGGAGGCCAAGGAGATATGGGACACGTTGCAATTGGCTCATGAGGGATCACCCGCCGTTCGTGAGGCCAAGATTGAATTATTGGAAGGAAGGCTTGAAAGATTTGTGATGGATGACAAAGAGACACCTCAAGAGATGTATGATAGGATTATGATCCTTGTCAACAAGATTAAAGGACTTGGGAGTGAGGACATGACAAATCACTTTGTGGTCAAGAGACTTCTCCATGCttttggtccaagaaatcccACTCTTGTATCAATGATACGTGAGAGAAAAGACTACAAGAGGCTCACCTCAAGTAACATTCTTGGAAGAATTGTGTCTCATGAGAtgcaagaagaggaagctcGTGAAGTGAGGCAAATGGTGAAGAATGCCGCCATAATCAAAAATCAAGAAGTGGCTTTGAaggcaaaacaagaagaagagtcaagttgtgaagaaagtgaagatgaagaaatgGCTCTTATTGTCAAGAGATTCAAGCATTTTCTTCACAAGAGTGGCTATGGCAAAGGTAGGAAGGATGATGACAAGGGAAAGAGGCAATCAAAGAGAGCTTGCTTCAATTGTGGGGAATATGGCCACTTCATTGCCGATTGCCCCAAGACAAATAAAGCTAAGGCTAAGGGAGGCAAGAAGAAGCCGGAGCGTGCTCATGTAGCAGAGGCACACATGGCGGAAGTGTGGTACTCCGAAGATGAAGAAGCCTCCGAGGTTAAACCCAAGCCTAAGCCAAAAGACAAGAttgaaggagaaggtggtgttgCTACCGTCGCCTTCAAGACATCCTCTTCAAGCAAGGAGCGTCTCTTCAAGAACTtgagtgatgacgacgacgactcctacTACTACTCTTGCTTCATGGCCCAAGGCCGCAAGGTGATGACTCAAAAGCCCTCTCACACTTCTCTTGATGATGATTCTAGTGATGAAGAAA TTCTTAAGAAAGAGAATGAAAGGTTGGGCACATTGGTGAAATATGGATACATGAAGACATACCATTCAAAAGATGCCCTTTACAAGACCATCACCGCTCATCCTAACAAGGATGAACACGGGTTCGGGTTTTCGGGTGGAAGTCCTGTGTCTAAGCGTGTGATG GCATACTCCTCCGGTGGTTCAAGTTGGGTTGTGGACAGTGGTTGCACCAATCATATGATTGGAGAGAGGAGTATGTTTACAAGCCTTGATGAGGAGAATGGAACTCGGGAGAATATTGTGTTTGGAGATAATGgtaaaggaaag TTGGGTTACAATTGCTTGTTTACCGATGAGGATGTGACCATCTTTAGAAGGGATGACTCCTCCGTTGCATTCAAAGGCAAGTTGAAGGATGATTTCTATCTTGTCGATTTCGATGTGGATAGAGTGAATCTGGAAGCTTGTTTGATTGCTAAATCCTCCATGGGTTGGCTATGGCATCGTAGACTAGCCCATGTTGGAATGCGGAATTTGGTAACTCTTCTAGAGGGGGAACACATCCTCGGGCTCACTAATGTCACATTTGAGAAAGATCGTGTGTGTAGTGCTTGCCAAGCCGGGAAACAAGTTGGGAATCCACATCCTATCAAGAACATCATGACTTCAACATGCCCTCTTGAGCTTCTACATATGGATTTATTTGGGCCCGTGGCCTACATAAGTATTGGAGGTAACAAGTTTGGTTTTgtcattgttgatgatttttcccGCTTCACTTGGGTGTATTTTCTCCATGACAAGAGTGAGGCTCAAGATGTCTTCAAGCGCTTCGCCAAGCAAGCCCAAAACCTCTATGATCTCACTATCAAGAAGGTGCGAAGTGACAATGGAGGAGAATTCAAGAACACTCAAGTGGAGGAATTCCTTGATGAAGAGGGAATCAAGCATGAGTTCTCCGCCCCCTATGATCCTCCTCAAAATGGCATTGTTGAGAGGAAGAACTGA